From Aspergillus fumigatus Af293 chromosome 3, whole genome shotgun sequence, a single genomic window includes:
- a CDS encoding CTAG/PCC1 family protein, producing MVANGSTDPEFPCSLTISLPLPNNRLASSALQALEVDAELSPFVRRSFALKSPVQSSTADEDEPAKTVLETTYRATTNRMLRVAVNGFMESLGVVLGVMEELDVDVLNEEIEEEK from the exons ATGGTTGCCAACGGATCAACCGATCCTGAATTTCCCTGTTCACT AACAATATCCCTGCCCCTCCCCAACAACCGGCTCGCCTCCTCTGCGCTCCAAGCCCTCGAAGTCGACGCCGAACTATCCCCCTTTGTCCGCCGCAGTTTCGCCCTGAAATCTCCAGTTCAGAGCTCCAccgccgacgaggatgagCCGGCGAAGACAGTTCTTGAGACGACCTACCGCGCTACAACGAATCGCATGCTGCGTGTGGCTGTTAACGGGTTCATGGAGAGCTTGGGGGTAGTGCTCGGAGTTatggaggagttggatgtGGATGTTCTGaacgaggagattgaggaggagaaatga